A region of the Desulfovibrio sp. Fe33 genome:
AATGGTCTGGTTTTCCTCGGCTCCCGTGAAGTTGACCTCGAACAGGGGCAGGCCGCTGTCGTCGAATTCGGCCAGGAGCCAGTTCTCGGCGGCCAGGGGATCGGTGGTGTCCGTGGGGGTGTCGGACAGGGTGAAGGCGGTCATGGATTGCAGGTCGCCCGAGGTCGAGAAGGTCAGGGTGCCGGTGACGAGCATTCCCGCGCCGCTGGTGTCGCCCATGTCCGTTCCCGCGAAGTCGCGCATGTCCTCTTCCGCGTCGCAGCAGACCGTGTATTCCCAGACGATGGAGCCGTCGTCGGTCTCCACGGGGTCGTAGTACGTGGTCAGGTCGTGGGACGCGCCGTTCTCGTCGAAGACCGTGATGGTCGTCTGGTAGGCGTAGCGCGAGTCGTCCAGGGCGGGATCGGACGTGCCGTCGTAGATTTCGAACAGGGAGGCGTAGGGGTTGGTCGAGGATGCGGTGTTGTCCTGTTCGGTGGCGTCCAGGTTGACCTGCATGGCGACTTCGCCGGTGGCCTGGGGCGGCGACTGGGAATTGTCCAGCCGGATGTCCACCAGCCCGCCGGTGATGGAGCTGTCTTCGGTTTCCCATCCCTGCACCCGGTTGCCGTGGGAGTCCACCAGGTAGCCGTTGGTGTCGAAGGAGAATCCGCCGTCGCGGGTGTAGTAGGTGTTGCCGGTGTCGGGGTCGACCACGATGTAGAAGCCGTCGCCGTTGATGGCCACGTCCGTGACCGTGTTGGTGGTCTCGTAGGCTCCCTGCGAAAAGTCGGTGGTCAGGGAGGAGGTGGTCACGCCGTTGCCGACCTGGCCGATGCTCCCCCCGGCGTAGACCGTGGAGTAGAAGACGTCCTCGAAGGATATGGACACGGATTTGTAGCCCGTGGTCGTCGAGTTGGCGAGGTTGTTGCTGACCACGGAAGTGGCCTGACTCTGGGCCTGAAGTC
Encoded here:
- a CDS encoding flagellar hook protein FlgE is translated as MSISGSMYTGISGLQAQSQATSVVSNNLANSTTTGYKSVSISFEDVFYSTVYAGGSIGQVGNGVTTSSLTTDFSQGAYETTNTVTDVAINGDGFYIVVDPDTGNTYYTRDGGFSFDTNGYLVDSHGNRVQGWETEDSSITGGLVDIRLDNSQSPPQATGEVAMQVNLDATEQDNTASSTNPYASLFEIYDGTSDPALDDSRYAYQTTITVFDENGASHDLTTYYDPVETDDGSIVWEYTVCCDAEEDMRDFAGTDMGDTSGAGMLVTGTLTFSTSGDLQSMTAFTLSDTPTDTTDPLAAENWLLAEFDDSGLPLFEVNFTGAEENQTISLDFGISNADFATGTGWDVSGGIDSLDDFSAATTPDELPAFNTGVLSTRATTSTTSSSATYTLTQDGYAPGELTDISISENGILEGSYTNGQSQELYTFALADFTNTQGLYSEGGNLFSATTESGQALIGTPGSAGFGTLASNSLEQSNVDTATELTNLIIIQAAYQANSKIITTADTLLSTAINLKR